From Rutidosis leptorrhynchoides isolate AG116_Rl617_1_P2 chromosome 3, CSIRO_AGI_Rlap_v1, whole genome shotgun sequence, a single genomic window includes:
- the LOC139896298 gene encoding RNA exonuclease 4-like isoform X2 — translation MDPSDTLRNKCAACYRQFNRKEHLVEHMRTSYHSVHEPMCGICGKRCRSFESLREHLIGPLPKAECERVFRDYGCDICLNIFSSRNSVRSHRNTCQLSSGNNGLLSRFANLGIQDDLRIDSGKSRAVALACKMVGGGSDGSLDLCAKVCIIDEYENILFRSYVKPHLPVTHYRYETTGIRPEYLREAMPLRQVQRKIQDFLCNGEAIWKIRPRGGKALILVGHGLDHDLKCLELEYPVVKIRDTATYPPLMKTSKLSNSLRYLTRAYLGRMKSQPHRNENYPLATDPQNKNNFGSWRQNELERMSPDELLAISRSDFYCWCLDTKDYI, via the exons AAATAAGTGTGCAGCATGCTATAGGCAGTTCAACAGAAAGGAGCACCTAGTGGAACACATGAGGACCTCATATCACTCGGTTCATGAGCCCATGTGTGGAATTTGTGGAAAACGTTGTCGATCATTTGAATCCCTCCGTGAGCATCTTATAG GGCCACTACCAAAGGCAGAATGTGAAAGGGTGTTCAGGGACTATGGTTGTGATATTTGCTTAAATATCTTTAGCAGCCGCAACTCTGTCAGAAGTCACCGAAATACATGCCAACTATCAAGTGGAAATAAT GGTTTATTAAGCCGGTTTGCTAACTTAGGCATCCAAGATGACTTGAGAATCGATAGTGGGAAATCAAGGGCAGTTGCACTTGCATGCAAAATGGTTGGTGGTGGTAGTGACGGTTCGTTAGATCTTTGTGCAAAAGTTTGCATCATCGACGAATATGAAAACATATTATTCCGGTCCTATGTTAAACCACACCTTCCTGTTACACATTACAG ATATGAGACAACAGGCATTCGACCAGAATACCTCAGGGAAGCAATGCCACTTAGGCAAGTCCAAAGAAAGATTCAAGATTTTTTGTGCAACGGTGAAGCGATATGGAAGATCCGCCCACGTGGTGGAAAGGCGCTGATTCTTGTGGGACACGGTTTGGATCATGATCTTAAATGCTTGGAATTGGAGTACCCTGTAGTTAAAATAAG GGATACGGCTACTTACCCGCCTTTAATGAAGACTAGCAAACTCAGCAACTCGCTTAGGTATCTTACGAGAGCATACCTCGG GAGGATGAAATCGCAGCCTCATAGAAATGAGAACTATCCACTTGCTACTGACCCACAAAACAAGAATAACTTTGGGTCATGGAGACAAAACGAGCTGGAGAGGATGAGTCCTGATGAACTGTTGGCAATCTCAAGGTCTGATTTCTACTGTTGGTGCTTGGATACAAAAGACTACATTTGA
- the LOC139896298 gene encoding RNA exonuclease 4-like isoform X1, whose protein sequence is MDPSDTLRNKCAACYRQFNRKEHLVEHMRTSYHSVHEPMCGICGKRCRSFESLREHLIGPLPKAECERVFRDYGCDICLNIFSSRNSVRSHRNTCQLSSGNNGLLSRFANLGIQDDLRIDSGKSRAVALACKMVGGGSDGSLDLCAKVCIIDEYENILFRSYVKPHLPVTHYRYETTGIRPEYLREAMPLRQVQRKIQDFLCNGEAIWKIRPRGGKALILVGHGLDHDLKCLELEYPVVKIRDTATYPPLMKTSKLSNSLRYLTRAYLGYDIQSGIQDPYDDCVATMRLYRRMKSQPHRNENYPLATDPQNKNNFGSWRQNELERMSPDELLAISRSDFYCWCLDTKDYI, encoded by the exons AAATAAGTGTGCAGCATGCTATAGGCAGTTCAACAGAAAGGAGCACCTAGTGGAACACATGAGGACCTCATATCACTCGGTTCATGAGCCCATGTGTGGAATTTGTGGAAAACGTTGTCGATCATTTGAATCCCTCCGTGAGCATCTTATAG GGCCACTACCAAAGGCAGAATGTGAAAGGGTGTTCAGGGACTATGGTTGTGATATTTGCTTAAATATCTTTAGCAGCCGCAACTCTGTCAGAAGTCACCGAAATACATGCCAACTATCAAGTGGAAATAAT GGTTTATTAAGCCGGTTTGCTAACTTAGGCATCCAAGATGACTTGAGAATCGATAGTGGGAAATCAAGGGCAGTTGCACTTGCATGCAAAATGGTTGGTGGTGGTAGTGACGGTTCGTTAGATCTTTGTGCAAAAGTTTGCATCATCGACGAATATGAAAACATATTATTCCGGTCCTATGTTAAACCACACCTTCCTGTTACACATTACAG ATATGAGACAACAGGCATTCGACCAGAATACCTCAGGGAAGCAATGCCACTTAGGCAAGTCCAAAGAAAGATTCAAGATTTTTTGTGCAACGGTGAAGCGATATGGAAGATCCGCCCACGTGGTGGAAAGGCGCTGATTCTTGTGGGACACGGTTTGGATCATGATCTTAAATGCTTGGAATTGGAGTACCCTGTAGTTAAAATAAG GGATACGGCTACTTACCCGCCTTTAATGAAGACTAGCAAACTCAGCAACTCGCTTAGGTATCTTACGAGAGCATACCTCGG ataTGATATACAAAGTGGCATACAAGATCCTTACGACGATTGTGTTGCAACTATGAGGCTTTACAGGAGGATGAAATCGCAGCCTCATAGAAATGAGAACTATCCACTTGCTACTGACCCACAAAACAAGAATAACTTTGGGTCATGGAGACAAAACGAGCTGGAGAGGATGAGTCCTGATGAACTGTTGGCAATCTCAAGGTCTGATTTCTACTGTTGGTGCTTGGATACAAAAGACTACATTTGA